A window of the Myxocyprinus asiaticus isolate MX2 ecotype Aquarium Trade chromosome 11, UBuf_Myxa_2, whole genome shotgun sequence genome harbors these coding sequences:
- the abhd13 gene encoding protein ABHD13, with product MEKPWRLWGALEACLLTMCSWSWRACHISLLALILTFHLYGGFILLALIFASVAGILYKFQDVLLYFPDQPSSSRLYVPMPTGIPHENVYIRTKDSVRLNLILLRYTGENPASAPTILYFHGNAGNIGHRVPNALLMLVNLKANVVLMDYRGYGKSEGEPSEEGLYQDAEATLDYVMTRPDIDKTKVVLFGRSLGGAVAIRLASGNPHRVAAIMVENTFLSIPHMAATLFSFVPMRYLPLWCYKNKFLSYRHVALCRVPSLFISGLSDQLIPPVMMKQLYELSPSRTKRLAVFPEGTHNDTWQCQGYFAALEQFMKELLKSHAREETAQGTTNVTII from the coding sequence ATGGAGAAGCCATGGAGGTTATGGGGGGCACTGGAGGCGTGTTTGCTGACCATGTGCTCGTGGTCATGGAGAGCCTGCCACATCTCTCTGCTGGCCCTCATTCTGACCTTCCACCTGTATGGAGGGTTCATACTGCTGGCACTCATCTTTGCTTCTGTGGCCGGAATCCTGTACAAGTTCCAGGACGTCCTGCTTTACTTTCCCGATCAGCCCTCATCCTCGCGCCTCTATGTTCCCATGCCGACGGGAATCCCGCACGAGAATGTGTACATCCGCACCAAAGACAGTGTGCGGCTCAACCTTATCTTGCTTCGGTACACTGGTGAGAACCCTGCCTCTGCCCCCACCATTTTGTATTTCCACGGCAATGCAGGAAACATTGGCCACCGTGTGCCTAACGCCCTACTCATGCTGGTCAACCTGAAAGCCAATGTAGTTTTGATGGACTACAGAGGCTATGGTAAGAGTGAAGGAGAACCAAGCGAAGAGGGACTCTACCAGGATGCTGAGGCCACCTTGGATTATGTTATGACCCGGCCAGACATCGACAAAACAAAAGTGGTGCTCTTCGGTCGGTCGTTGGGGGGTGCGGTGGCCATCCGCCTGGCTTCAGGGAATCCACATCGAGTGGCTGCCATTATGGTGGAGAACACTTTCCTCAGCATCCCGCACATGGCGGCCACACTGTTTTCTTTCGTTCCCATGCGTTACCTGCCCCTCTGGTGCTACAAGAACAAGTTTCTGTCCTATAGACACGTGGCACTCTGCCGTGTTCCATCTCTCTTTATCTCGGGCTTATCAGATCAACTCATTCCACCTGTCATGATGAAACAGCTGTATGAGCTGTCTCCGTCTCGGACTAAACGCCTCGCAGTCTTTCCAGAGGGTACGCATAATGACACTTGGCAGTGCCAGGGTTATTTTGCCGCTCTGGAGCAGTTTATGAAGGAACTGCTGAAAAGTCATGCACGGGAAGAGACCGCGCAGGGGACAACTAATGTCACTATAATCTAG